A single Deinococcus sp. Leaf326 DNA region contains:
- a CDS encoding ATP-binding protein, producing the protein MSLRRSRSAAPRVPALAREVALPHTPHLLQVRTRLFLLTLGAFLLLALPLAGLASAALLRGVHQTFADRALRESRLVATLPPVVAALSGNAAERAGLNTLINRYRLTLGAAYVVVTDRSTHRLTHPELARIGEPMVGGDFQSFRRGQSVTETVQGTLGRSVRAKVPVVSGSGEVLGLASVGFLLPQVRDVFWQVIRAALPWYLGALLLALGLARALARRIGHEMLNLEPEQISGALLSFRAVLNSLDEGVVVARAGQIHVMNPQARALLGVQSAELPVPLPAPLRALPDTTTPLDVGGRPLLVSAREVEAGPLTPAGAATQVITLRDLARVRELADELTQAQRYAELLRAQTHEFTNRLHTLAGLIHLGETDEALRLIYTQAGRHQAHAGAVERLRHLRLAALLLGKYDRAAEVGAVLTLDPLCALPAGLPTGVPELLELAAGNLIENAFEALAGQPGAEVRVLIAADPEGVVLEVRDNGPGVPPELLEVLGERGQSSKGRGRGVGLSLVRTRARALGAELTYDRPDDELGRPWTRFTLDLPLPEETT; encoded by the coding sequence GTGAGCCTTCGGCGATCCCGTTCCGCCGCGCCCCGCGTGCCGGCCCTGGCGCGCGAGGTGGCGTTGCCACATACCCCGCACCTGCTCCAGGTGCGCACGCGGCTCTTTCTGCTCACGCTGGGGGCTTTTTTGCTGCTGGCGCTGCCGCTGGCGGGGCTGGCGAGCGCGGCGCTGCTGCGCGGCGTGCACCAGACCTTCGCCGACCGGGCGCTGCGCGAGTCGCGGCTCGTCGCCACCCTGCCGCCCGTGGTCGCGGCCCTGAGCGGCAACGCGGCCGAGCGCGCCGGCCTGAACACGCTGATCAACCGCTACCGCCTCACGCTGGGCGCGGCCTACGTGGTCGTCACCGACCGCTCGACCCACCGTCTGACCCACCCGGAACTCGCGCGCATCGGCGAGCCGATGGTGGGCGGCGACTTCCAGAGCTTCCGGCGGGGCCAGAGCGTCACTGAGACCGTGCAGGGCACGCTGGGGCGCTCGGTGCGCGCCAAGGTGCCGGTCGTGTCGGGAAGCGGCGAGGTGCTGGGGCTGGCGAGCGTGGGGTTCTTGCTGCCGCAGGTGCGCGACGTGTTCTGGCAGGTCATCCGCGCGGCGCTGCCCTGGTATCTGGGGGCGCTGCTGCTGGCTCTAGGGCTGGCGCGCGCCCTGGCCCGGCGCATCGGCCACGAGATGCTGAACCTGGAACCCGAGCAGATTTCCGGGGCGCTCCTGAGTTTCCGGGCAGTCCTGAATTCGCTCGACGAGGGCGTAGTGGTCGCGCGCGCGGGGCAGATCCACGTGATGAACCCGCAGGCCCGCGCGCTGCTGGGCGTGCAGTCCGCCGAGCTGCCAGTGCCGCTGCCCGCGCCCCTGCGGGCCCTGCCCGACACGACCACGCCGCTCGACGTGGGGGGCCGGCCGCTGCTCGTCAGCGCGCGCGAGGTGGAGGCCGGGCCGCTGACACCGGCCGGGGCGGCCACGCAGGTCATCACGCTGCGCGACCTCGCCCGCGTACGCGAGCTGGCCGACGAGCTGACCCAGGCGCAGCGCTACGCCGAACTGCTGCGCGCCCAGACGCACGAATTCACCAACCGCCTGCACACCCTGGCGGGCCTGATCCATCTCGGCGAGACGGACGAGGCCCTGCGGCTGATCTATACCCAGGCCGGGCGGCACCAGGCGCACGCCGGGGCGGTAGAGCGGCTGCGGCACCTGCGGCTCGCGGCGCTGCTGCTGGGCAAGTACGACCGCGCCGCCGAGGTGGGCGCCGTCCTGACCCTCGACCCCCTGTGCGCCCTGCCGGCCGGGTTGCCCACCGGCGTGCCCGAACTGCTGGAACTGGCCGCCGGCAACCTCATCGAGAACGCCTTCGAGGCGCTGGCGGGGCAGCCCGGGGCCGAGGTGCGGGTGCTCATCGCCGCCGATCCCGAGGGCGTGGTGCTGGAGGTGCGCGACAATGGGCCGGGGGTGCCGCCCGAACTGCTGGAGGTGCTGGGCGAGCGGGGCCAGAGCAGCAAGGGCCGGGGCCGGGGCGTGGGCCTGTCGCTCGTGCGCACCCGCGCGCGCGCGC
- a CDS encoding dicarboxylate/amino acid:cation symporter, translated as MPKIFRSLYAQVLTAIVLGVLVGHFFPTVGEQLKPLGDGFIKLIKVVIGPIIFCTVVAGIASMRDTKRIGRVGGKALLYFEVVTTLALLIGLWVVNFIGPGRGMNVNPAALDTSAITKYTEAAGQQTVADFVLHVIPTTFVSAFTEGDLLQVLLIALLSGFALLRMGAVGQRVLHGIEAVNTLVFNILGFIMKLAPIGAFGAMAFTIGKYGVGSLQQLAALMGTFYLTCALFIFVVLGLICRAAGFSIFKFLRYIKEELLLVLGTSSSESALPRLMAKLENAGADKSVVGLVVPTGYSFNLDGTSIYLTMAAVFIAQATNVNLSFGQEIALLGILLLTSKGAAGVTGSGFVVLAGTLAALGTVPVAGLALILGIDRFMSEGRAITNIIGNGVATLVVARSEKALDMTRLTRVLNGEVLPPVNAEVAAEQGAEGRPLGSAPQHA; from the coding sequence ATGCCCAAAATCTTCCGCAGTCTCTACGCCCAGGTCCTGACCGCCATCGTGCTCGGTGTGCTCGTCGGCCACTTCTTCCCGACAGTGGGCGAACAGCTCAAGCCGCTCGGCGACGGCTTCATCAAGCTGATCAAGGTCGTAATCGGGCCGATCATCTTCTGTACGGTCGTGGCCGGCATCGCCAGCATGCGCGACACCAAGCGCATCGGGCGCGTGGGCGGCAAGGCGCTGCTGTACTTCGAGGTCGTGACCACCCTGGCGCTGCTCATCGGCCTGTGGGTCGTGAACTTCATCGGCCCCGGACGCGGCATGAACGTCAACCCGGCGGCGCTCGACACCTCGGCCATCACCAAGTACACCGAGGCGGCGGGCCAGCAGACGGTCGCGGATTTCGTGCTGCACGTCATCCCGACAACCTTCGTGAGTGCGTTCACCGAGGGTGACCTGCTTCAGGTGCTGCTCATCGCGCTGCTCTCGGGCTTCGCGCTGCTGCGGATGGGCGCGGTCGGCCAGCGCGTGCTGCACGGCATCGAGGCTGTCAACACGCTGGTCTTCAACATCCTGGGCTTCATCATGAAGCTCGCCCCCATCGGCGCCTTCGGGGCCATGGCCTTCACCATCGGCAAGTACGGCGTGGGCAGCCTCCAGCAGCTCGCCGCCCTGATGGGCACCTTCTACCTCACCTGCGCCCTGTTCATCTTCGTGGTCCTGGGCCTGATCTGCCGCGCGGCGGGCTTCAGCATCTTCAAGTTCCTGCGCTACATCAAGGAAGAACTGCTGCTGGTGCTGGGCACCTCGAGCAGTGAGTCGGCGCTGCCCCGCCTGATGGCCAAGCTGGAAAACGCCGGCGCCGACAAGAGCGTCGTCGGGCTGGTCGTGCCCACCGGATACTCGTTCAACCTCGACGGCACGAGCATCTACCTGACCATGGCCGCCGTGTTCATCGCCCAGGCCACCAACGTCAACCTCTCGTTCGGGCAGGAGATCGCGCTGCTGGGCATCCTGCTGCTCACCAGCAAGGGCGCGGCCGGGGTCACGGGCTCGGGCTTCGTGGTGCTGGCGGGCACGCTGGCTGCCCTGGGGACCGTGCCGGTCGCGGGTCTGGCGCTCATCCTGGGCATCGACCGCTTCATGAGCGAGGGCCGCGCCATCACCAACATCATCGGCAACGGTGTGGCGACCCTGGTCGTGGCCCGCAGCGAGAAGGCGCTGGACATGACCCGCCTGACCCGCGTCCTGAACGGCGAGGTGCTGCCCCCCGTGAACGCCGAGGTTGCCGCCGAGCAGGGCGCCGAGGGCCGGCCCCTGGGCAGCGCGCCGCAGCACGCCTGA
- a CDS encoding pseudouridine-5'-phosphate glycosidase, with protein sequence MTLTTNPAHDLLDLHPEVAAALAAGQPVVALESTIISHGMPFPQNVEMARGVEDVVRENGAVPATIAVLGGRLKVGLTPDELHLLATDKNVHKISTRDLPVTVALGRHGATTVASTMRIAALAGIRVFATGGTGGVHRGAGETMDISADLLELARTDVCVVSAGVKSILDIGLTLEVLETQGVPAITLGSEEFPAFYSRRSGFKSPLSVSSEAEVARVLKAKWALGLSGGVMLANPIPEADEIPADDMAPNIERALADMDALGLTGKDTTPYLLGRIVEITGGRSLATNIALVRHNAAVAACVAAEYAALA encoded by the coding sequence ATGACCCTGACGACCAACCCTGCCCACGACCTGCTCGATCTGCACCCCGAAGTCGCCGCCGCCCTCGCGGCTGGGCAGCCCGTGGTGGCGCTCGAGAGCACCATCATCAGCCACGGTATGCCCTTTCCGCAGAACGTCGAGATGGCGCGCGGCGTCGAGGACGTGGTCCGGGAGAACGGCGCGGTGCCGGCGACCATCGCCGTGCTGGGCGGCCGCCTCAAGGTCGGCCTGACCCCCGACGAACTGCACCTGCTCGCCACAGACAAGAACGTGCACAAGATCAGCACCCGTGACCTGCCTGTCACCGTGGCCCTGGGCCGGCACGGCGCGACTACCGTCGCCTCGACCATGCGCATCGCGGCGCTGGCGGGCATCCGGGTCTTTGCCACGGGGGGCACGGGCGGCGTGCACCGGGGCGCGGGCGAGACGATGGACATCAGCGCCGATCTGCTGGAACTGGCCCGCACCGACGTGTGCGTGGTGAGCGCCGGGGTCAAGAGCATCCTGGATATCGGCCTGACCCTCGAAGTCCTGGAGACGCAGGGCGTGCCCGCCATCACGCTGGGCAGCGAGGAGTTTCCGGCCTTCTACTCGCGCCGCAGCGGCTTCAAGTCGCCCCTGAGCGTGAGCAGCGAGGCCGAGGTCGCCCGCGTCCTGAAGGCGAAGTGGGCGCTGGGGCTGTCGGGCGGCGTCATGCTCGCCAACCCCATCCCCGAGGCCGACGAGATTCCGGCCGACGACATGGCCCCCAACATTGAGCGCGCCCTGGCCGACATGGACGCCCTGGGCCTGACCGGCAAGGACACCACGCCCTACCTGCTGGGCCGCATCGTGGAGATCACGGGGGGCCGCAGCCTGGCGACCAACATCGCCCTGGTGCGCCACAACGCCGCCGTGGCTGCCTGCGTGGCCGCCGAGTACGCCGCGCTGGCCTGA